ACCCAAGTATAAAATTCTGGAAGCAGAGCTGAAAAAAAACATCATCTCCGGAAAATGGAAAGTCGGGCGGCTCATCCCCACTGAGACGGAATTGTGCAAGTCCACGGGCACAAGCCGGGTTACGGTCCGGCGGGCCCTTTCCAACCTGGAAGGGGAAGGGCTTATTGACAGAAGCCCGGGCAGAGGCACCATAGTCACGGATTTCAAGGAAGCGGAAAATCAATGGTATGCGCGCGGATTGATCAGCCAGTATATCTACACCCAGGATTTCAACAGCGAACTCTTGTCCGTGGAAAGCGTGATTCCGTCTCCGGCCGAGTATGTCTTCAGGGGTTTTGACGACCCTGAAAGCATCACCCGCTTTCGCATTTTAAGAAAGGTCGGCAAGACGCCCTATATTCTCAACACAACCTACATATCCAGCGAGTACGCCGACGACGTGCTCAGCCGTTTTCACCACGAGGAAAACGCCTTTATTTTTCAGATCCTGGAGGAAATCACGGGCAAGATGGTCCATAAGGTGGAGGATGTCATGGACATCCAGC
The nucleotide sequence above comes from Desulfatibacillum aliphaticivorans DSM 15576. Encoded proteins:
- a CDS encoding GntR family transcriptional regulator produces the protein MKLKEPKYKILEAELKKNIISGKWKVGRLIPTETELCKSTGTSRVTVRRALSNLEGEGLIDRSPGRGTIVTDFKEAENQWYARGLISQYIYTQDFNSELLSVESVIPSPAEYVFRGFDDPESITRFRILRKVGKTPYILNTTYISSEYADDVLSRFHHEENAFIFQILEEITGKMVHKVEDVMDIQPVVGEAAQLLEVAEGTSVFYLTRILTDEDDHLVQVTRMRQRPDVQKLSVTFEKKVRSKK